tGCTGCCCCGCTCGCTGCGCCAGCTGCTGGAGGGGGcccggctggagctgggggaggagcagggggtcaCTCTGAGCGGGTACCGGAGCTGGTCCCCCGACCCCCCGCAGCCACaggtgagctgagctggggggatgtggggaggggggtgcagggggaggggtcccagggagGTGTGCGCTGAGGGGgacatgggggaaggggtggcagccCCGTGGGGTTGTGTTGTGGGGGTGGCGTGGGGGGGGGTCAGCTCGGGTGTTGCTGGCAGCAGTCGGGATGTGGGGTCACGCCCTTGTGTGTGGTTGGGGGAGGAGATTGTGTGGTGTTGGGTCACGCAGGTGTGAAGGGGGGTGTTGAGGGTTCACACCATTGTGGGTGTATGTGGTGCAAGGGGGGGGCTGTGGAGCTGTGTGTTGTGTGGTGGTGTCACACCCATGAGGGTTTGTGGAGCCGTGTGTTGGGAGGGGCAAGTTGTACTGTTACACCCTTAGTGTATGTGgtatatggtgtgtgtgtgtggtggggtcaCATAGTTGCATGTGAAGCGTCATGGGGGTGCGCCTCGTTGGTAGTTGAGGTGTGTGTGGTTGTGTTGGCTTTGCTGGTAGTTATGCAGCTCACTCGGTGTGGTTGTGTGAATGGGTGGGTGTGGAGTGGTGGGGTGTTTAGGGGGTGTCTGTGCTGTGGGCTATTTGTGAggcgtggggggctggggctgtggtgaggggcagtgtggggcttGGGTGTCAGTGGGTCTGAGATgtcccttcacttcctgtcccaaattcCCCTTGGTCCCCTGCCGCTCCCTGGGGTCATAGGGCTCAGGTGAGCGCCCCCTCCCAAGGACACACCCAGTCTctgcgctggggggcagggcaggtaaCCTGGCAGCTACTGGGTTTGGCGGGGCAGGTTTGGGGAAgtgcctgggggggcagggcggcagggggtggggctggagcagacagAGAAGgcggaagcaggggagggagacagaaagagagaaacagggacagacagacggggagGAGTGTAGGGAgaacggacagacagacagacggggggaggggagcggagacagacagacgggggaggggagcggggagaacaggacagacagacgggggaggggagcggagacagacagacagacgggggaggggagtggggagaacaggacagacagactgacgggggaggggagcagagacagacagacggacagatggggaaggggaaggggacagACAGGGGAGTGTAGGAGGGGTTTCTTGTTGGCGAGTGTGTGACTGGGGAGGCGGGAagggtgtctggctggctgccctggcctgcaTGTTTGGGAGCTTCACTGGGTCCCACTgcgccccctcccctttcccctgcaccccctttcccccctctctACTGTCTGTGCCCCTGAACCCCCGCTGTGCCCCCTAACTTTcccaccctgacccccagccctatgcaccccgaactcctctgcccAGGTCCACAGGCCCAGGCCTGTCCCatagggctgcgggggggggctcagctgggCGATTCCCTCCCCCCGACACCCCACCCCAGTGAGAGTCGCGCCCCCAGGTTGGGCTGAGCAGGACCCAGTGAACCTCTTCAGCATACACGgaccttggggtgggggtggtgacgGCCGTCTGTCCCCCCCACGTACCCAGATGTCCCCCAGAGTGctccctctgcctgaggggagggggcagttcTGGGGGGGGCCTGCGGGGGCCACGCCCCAGTAGGCAGCAGGAGGGGGGGGTCTctgtccgggggggagggggagctgatgaAGGTTTTCCTGCGTCTGGGGGCGTGCCTGGGGCCGGGaggtcaggagggaggggggctgtccCGGACTCAGTGGTACTGTCTGCCTGTCAAGGTgagttgggtgtgtgtgtggggtgggacgGGACAGTGACAACTCCTGGGGGGGTGTGGGGCCGCTCATATACAGCTGGCCAGGGGAAATCCAGGGGGGTGGCTGGagtagggggaggggggatgagaCTCCTGcagatggagggggtggggggcagtgatACCCGGGGTAATCCTccgctctcccccagcccccagtgaCTCTGACTGAGGAGGCTGAGGAGGGAGTGATCTACACAGTGACCACGCGCCAGCCAGGggtgagtgtggggggcaggTTGGCTCTGGTGCCCTCTCTTCCCCGGGCCCCCAGCGGTATGGGGGGGGCTGTCACTGAGaggggatggtgggggggggtctaGGATGGCTCTGACGTTCTCCCCACAGGCCTCAGGCAGGCGGGGAGCCAGGCCGGGTCACTGGGGGAgcgtgccaggctgggggggggtccagGCTGACTGGTGCTCTCCCCATagcggtggggggggcagggaagccaGGCCGGGTCActgggtgggagtggggtgcCCAGGCTGACTGGTGCTCTCCCCACAGgtcctggggcgggggcagggagccaggctgggtcactgggtgggagtggggggcccAGGCTGACTGGTGCTCTCCCCACAggccccggggggggcggggagccaggcccGCTCGCTGAAGGCCGGGTCGCTGGTCCGGCTGGTTCGGCACCTGCTGGAGGCCCAGACGCTGGGCGATGCCACCTACATCCCTGCCTTCCTGGTCACCTACCGGGTGTTTGCCCGCCCCCCCAtggtgctggggctgctgctcgACAGGTGATGGGGCTCGGGGTGGAGAGGGCGCaggatggggggggagagggcacaggatgctggggtaagtgggggggaggagagggtgcaGGACATGGGGTAAgtaaggggagggggtgcaggacaTGGGGTAAgtaaggggagggggtgcaggacacGGGGTAGGTAGGGGGAAGGGGGGCACAACGCTGGGGGAAAGTGGGGCGTGACTAGAATTGGGATTATGGGGGGaacgtggggggcagaggggatggggggacacAAGGGGAGAGCCAGGCCCCATGGGGGGATGAGAGGGGAGGTCTGGAACCCGGAGCGGAGGGTTAGGGGGCAtgcgggtgtggggaggggagcgcaGGGGCCATGGCCCATGGGGGCATGAGAGGGGAGGGCTGGGacacggtgggggggggggtagggggcatGCACGTAGGGAAAGGAGCCCcccggtgtggggaggggagcgcaGGGGCCATGGCAGCCCCCCTGACCCGGTCTCTCCCTCAGGCTGGAGGAGGTCGGGGCGCTGGAGCCAGGGCCCGTCTCCCCAGAGACAGCTGAGCTGCAGCGGTGAGTGAcgcccccacagcctccccctcccttcccctggccGTGTCCCCCAttcacccccatctccccccagggCCTTCTCCTCGGTGATGTGCTCCTGGCTGGACAGGTACCCCGAGGATTTCGGAGGGGCCTTGGACTCGGGCCTGGTGGAGCGACTGGGCCGGAGCCTGCAATGTGCCCTGGGCCAGGGCTCCGAGGCCGAGAGACGCCTGCTCGCCCtacggggggtgccgggggggcccagcaatggaggtgaggggggctgggggtgggggtgggggaagcctgcagactggggaggggggcagatggaTGGGGGAAGGGTCTGGTTGGAGAGGAGTTGTGGGGCCAGGAGGCAGGCAGATGAGGGTGGGGGGCagatctggggggtggggagataggAGGGGGTactggggttgtggggagggtCTGTCTGTGGGGCAGGCTCTCCCCCACTGGGTCTAACACTGCCCCCCCCTTGCAGGGGAGCTGGAGGAAGaagaatggggggcgggggaagatgGCCCTGAGGGGGGTGTGACCCCCAGGGGGGACCCTGACCCCCTCGACATCCTGATCTTCCAAGCCGACCATGTGGCTTCTCAGCTGACGCTGGTGGAGGCGGTGAGTGTGGGTGTGGGGCGGCTGTACCCAACGGGTCCCCACGTCAGGGTATTTGCGGGGTGGGGGTAGGTaatgggggtggggactcagtgTTTAGGTTACAGGGTGTGGGGGTTCAGGACaccccaggagatgttcctgtgggtaagtgaggggtgggggtcagggtgcagtgggtgggggttggggtgcagcctcccattaaccctgccccccccaggcgcTGTTCCCAGGGGCAGTAGGTGGGagggtgtgacggagcgattctggcgggacccaactgagagtgccaaatcaggaccaattgcttaaactgggcagtcacagccctaggctggggtttttccacctctaaggcaaaccaaaccagccagacaaaaaggactttggtctcaccccactggctaaccacaagtcacacaagcaatttccttagacactccagtctcccagcatcaccaccagtgcactcgtcctggggatgaatggttatgaaaaccaacaccccaataaaagaaaaaggttccctcgatcccaaaggaccaagccccagacccaggtcaatatacacatcagatcttacccacaaatcacgctgttgccaatcctttagaatctaaaatctaaaggtttatttacaaagggaaaaaggtagagatgagaggtagaattggttaaatggaatcaattacatacagtaatggcaaagttcttagtttaggcttgcagcagagatggagtaaactgcaggttcaaattgagtctctggaacatcccccgctgggatgggtcattcagtcccttgtgtagagcttcagtttgtagcaaaatccctccagaggtcagaagcaggattgaagacaagatggagatgaagcatcagccttatataggcctttccaggtgtaagaatctctttgtcttcactgtggaaatttacagcaagatggagcctggagtcacatgggccagtccctgcatactttgctgagtcacaaggcgtgtctgccttctctccatgggtccattgtgtccttaatggtccttaatgggccatcaaacaggctaggcagagctaacaccagcttgtctgggaggcttcccccagaagcacagcacaaacttgaaatacagacagcatagagccaacattcataacttcaactaaaaatgatacagacatatagacagcataattataatcagcaacccagaacctggtcttagacaccttatatgaccccctttacttaggatttggtgccactacaggaccttggttgcaacccatgttctatatggtccccatttatatcaataacgtcacacccccaacgcaaaattgatgcaggaagggatgacaaaacatcgctgactgcatcccaagagccccctttccttgggtctgtctcactacagctagtgttgggctagaggccgtaccagtgtataaccgaaatggtttatcaaagtcatgttcaataacatgaatgaatctttttacaaacttaaggtataacttggttagcttttgcagcatggttcctgtatgtttcaggtgatcttgccaagagctaaagaaaacagctactttatccataccagctttggccaatgttttgaacccaattaacattaaaccaatgtagatattgatgttgttcatagtacaggactttcggcatttagccatgaacgcaatatggtagtgtgcctcagtttcccctttcatacagcacatcaggtctggaatgtattttcccctgtgaaaagttccaacactgtttacaggcattaactgtgaaacatctgtatagcaaggccctttaacataaagtgggttctcatgtattcctttcaacatgttcaagggattttccaaaagattaggcacattatacattgttacagttagcattagcaataacaacaaattgattgcaagtgtccatctacaaacatgtttgtcatgccacatccttggctcaataccattggagtttgggccttttagggttaacctgtgagttccctttgcaaaattcagtcttctctttccttcttgtcctttaggattaaaccctgatttctcttgcttaacagagatcactgcctgatggggtgggccctctgtgctaacagctattagcaagtctttcttctccctgccagccaagtaattcgcatcaacacagacactagcttttaacttcttagctgctatggattccacggctggactttgtctaacagagataccacacaaatccaaagagtctgagggtgagagctggcttgctctcccctgcctcctcaagcattcagccataaaactgttctgctttgaaaaaccagtaactgaatctgtcctcagatcctgaagcacagactgctcacttaccgattcagcatggagacattcctgtcccaacagcattgtctccccaacaagctggctacacacagccaggtggttatagggctgctcaacttccttaacagcttctactccacctgagaccttttcaaagctgcccacactggatctttcaaaaggaaagtcagtggatccattcacaacagaaaatttctggctgttaggaactgaaacttccctgattaaatcacttttacacccttcagttgcagtaaactgcttgcacaggctaccatgaggattcctttccctaggagcttctctaagcagcaattcacccctcacagaaattctgcccttcccctctccacctagggcttgctttacaggaacacttccctgagcaaccacagccgctttctgggtctcacctacacttagactcacttcaggccccacaggcggatttctacacaatccccttttaggcacacctacagactttctagataacaggtcagaagcagtctccttcccttggccatgaacaagttcaggaatcttttccttcttgctacaagttgtcaaactgtcagtaagtaacaccattaaatcaccttcatgctctccttgtgccctggctagggtatcaccctgatcagacagagttgctacacccttttccaaccacacattagcaactggcaaactacaagcaccagaattgtctgttctctgggattttgctaagacactaactggatgcaacctagtcacagtgccatttccccagcagacacaaactcaggaccattcccttcctgggctttagctgtatttacaaccaacttcgagacaactgaatcaccctcaaccatcacaggctgaaaggccccttctgtttgctccccagacacagaagagccggagacacattctccttcaccagacacacagcttgggatttcatttccctcgtcccagcacacagggctgttcacagacaactgcttggagactggggtagcttccttcataggcaagtcaatactcctgacagagacaggcacattccctccactgtcacatttctccacacaggaaacaggtaagggatatggacactcatcttccactatccctcccttcccaaactgctgattagacaaagccatcagctcacaaggctgcctaggctcctccaaactttccctaccaggcacattgccactcccaacagataagctgctgctcttttcactacactgagctacttttagcaaatcacagttacccatttcaggtttacttctacaagctgcactagccaccaatccattacccattacaaatttaccctctccttccttagttagggctttaacctgaccatctactttaatctgctcctgagaaacattttcctccccaacgagatctttctgctcttgatctaactccagattaacttctgagacattagacagacattcagaaacttcatttccagacacactgcttttttccacagacaaacctttggagcaacccacctcaggcaaattattgctcacaatagacacaggtttaagattattcctctcctgtgactggctacctggattgaacaaagctttaacattttccccaattaaaagatctttaggcaataacttcctgacgccagctatcacctcatgctgagccccattccactcaaggtggattctggctaaaggcacacggacagtaaactcacagaggattacaacattcacactctgatttggtaaataatcttcctctttgaccagatctgctctaacaagagtgatgttagaagccataatttgccctaaacagcttttaccattgacttctacactctctatgaattttccattaccattcccatccatagcactggcacaatttatggggccaccccctactgaacacacagtaacagcattgacataaaaggtggcattgttggggtacatttggttacccccagacaactgctcagagttatacaacataccaacattgttacaaactggactttcaagaggatacagtctctgctgttcttccattgcttttttgacttggatttggagtctagctgtctcctgttgcatctgtcgagttttctcctcagcagccagcagctccagacgcctcttacgagctttttcttctctcttagcaacttctttctttctctcatcagcctctttctccattcgaatttctgccagttcttgctcataatcaaactgcaggctgtctctcaaggcttgcagtttccttgcttttcctgatgctctctgtctcatggtcactgatctttaaccaaccaaactctcaatcccaaagttaaaatttggatagcgtggggttctgacccaaaacttaattgacctggttctgtggatccaagcacgactacgccactgtgacggagcgattctggcggacccaactgagagtgccaaatcaggaccaattgcttaaactgggcagtcacagccctaggctggggttttttccacctctaaggcaaaccaaaccagccagacaaaaaggactttggtctcaccccactggctaaccacaagtcacacaagcaatttccttagacactccagtctcccagcatcaccaccagtgcactcgtcctggggatgaatggttatgaaaaccaacacccaataaaagaaaaaggttccctcgatcccaaaggaccaagccccagacccaggtcaatatacacatcagatcttacccacaaatcacgctgttgccaatcctttagaatctaaaatctaaaggtttatttacaaagggaaaaaggtagagatgagaggtagaattggttaaatggaatcaattacatacagtaatggcaaagttcttagtttaggcttgcagcagagatggagtaaactgcaggttcaaattgagtctctggaacatcccccgctgggatgggtcattcagtcccttgtgtagagcttcagtttgtagcaaaatccctccagaggtcagaagcaggattgaagacaagatggagatgaagcatcagccttatataggcctttccaggtgtaagaatctctttgtcttcactgtggaaatttacagcaagatggagcctggagtcacatgggccagtccctgcatactttgctgagtcacaaggcgtgtctgccttctctccatgggtccattgtgtccttaatggtccttaatgggccatcaaacaggctaggcagagctaacaccagcttgtctgggaggcttcccccagaagcacagcacaaacttgaaatacagacagcatagagccaacattcataacttcaactaaaaatgatacagacatatagacagcataattataatcagcaacccagaacctggtcttagacaccttatatgaccccctttacttaggatttggtgccactacaggaccttggttgcaacccatgttctatatggtccccatttatatcaataacgtcacagagggATTGTGGTGCAGCCTCCCATTAACCCTGCCCCCCAGGCGCTGTTCCCAGGGGTGATGGGTGCGGGGGTCAGGGAGCAGCCCCCatttaagccctgcccctccccccaggcgcTGTTCCTGCGGGTCGTGCCCTACCAGTGCCTGGGCTCGCTCTGGTCTCAGCGGGAGAAGAAGGGGCGGGAGCGGGATTGCCCCAGCGTCCGTGCCACGGTGCGCCAGTTCAACCGCCTGGCGGGGGCCGTGATCCGCTCCTGCCTGGCGAGGCCGGGGCTGCGCCCCCAGCAGCGGGCCCGCATCCTGGAGAAATGGATCCACGTGGCCGAGGTGAGTGTGGGGCTGGAGCTCAACCCTCTGGGGTCGTCACACTGCATCGGGCCCCCAAACTCCAGTCGCGTCCCTGGCCCCCAGCACCGGGCCCGCATCCTGGAGAAATGGATCCACGTGGCCGAGGTGAGTGTGGggccggagctcagccccctggggTCGGGGTCACCACACTGCGTctggccccagagccccccccggccccctcccagcAATGGCCCCTGGCTCATGGGAAAAGGATCCACCCAGTGGAAGTGAGAGCGACCTCTgacctcagctctgcccccagtACCAGCCAGGCCCCCCGACCCCTCACCCCCAAGCCAGCCCAGTCCCCGCCCTGCAGCTGGCCCCCCGTGACCCCGACTGCTGTGCCCCCAGGAGTGCCGCACCCTGAGGAATTTCTCGTCTCTCTGCGCCATCATCTCTGCCCTGCAGTCCAGCCCCGTGCACCGGCTCAAGCGGACCTGGGACGAGACCGCcaggtggggctgggccggggtgtgtgtgtgtgtgtgtgtggaactggGTGGTTGGGATGGTGGGGGGACATCGGGGGGGGCAACGTCTCAGGGgtcactcaccccccccccccgatcctccTGCCAGGGACGCGCTGCGCAGCTACGAGGAGCTCAGCACCATCTGTTCTGAACAGGATAACTACAACCTGAgtcggcagctgctgttccaggtGAGGGGCCGCCTGCCCCCCGGCTCctgggccccacccccatccggccccacaccttccccccagccaccccggcTCCTGTGcactccccatcctgccccccagctccctgccccccatccggCCTCCCAggcccctggctcctgtgcccccatcctgccccccggTTCCCTGCCCCCCATACTGCCTCCTACCCACCTCCTCGCCACAGCCCCCTAATGTCCTcctctcccatcctgccccccactccctccctctgccccctccctacccAACTGGCCCAACCCCTGTGCCTCACCACGTCTCCTGTATCCGCCCTCATCCCCGACACCTTCCCATGTCTCATTGTTCCTCCTCGCACTCGCACCCTGTGCCCCTCTCACATTCCTTTGCCCCCCCAGGAGGGCACCTCCAAACCGTCTGGCACCGACCCAGCCCCACGCCGGCAGCTGCGGAGACCCCAGGAGCAGCGCCcagtggtgagtgggggaggggcggggcacaGGATAGGAGGGGCTGACCCCGTCCCTGTTCTCCCCCTCCAGGGTCCaggagggcagaggtgggggggataCTAGGGCGTGGTGggcttgggcagccctggttggggtatatggggggctgggcagaggcacAATAGGGTGGGGAATATGTGGGGGGCCCAGTAGCTTGGGTTGGCAGTGTGCTTTGTGTGGGGCTatgtgggggctggagggtgcatggtgggtgtgggaggggtaggCGGGTGTCACAGGGTCCCCggacgatgctctggaactgctccccacaaagccaggcaggactctggggagcctcctctccctcggagcagcctgtctgcagggcaagaagctcccacggcttcagccttcctgggtctgaccttggagcattcagcctcccctgcccctccgtgcgcttcccccagcgagtctgcccgggcggggtcctgggggagccacagggtcctgcaccccaactccgcagtcagacgtgactctcagccagccggtgaaagaggtttattagttgacaggaacatggcgtagaacagagcttgttagcacagaaatcagtgacttccagccaagtccatcttggggagtcctgggccaggCGGCTTGGACTCCCCCTATTCCAGTCCCCCCAAGCAGACTGCCAGCTTCCAGCGACCCCACCGCAGACAcccccattgctcctcctcctcgtctGTGTCTCGCTTCCCAGGCCAAGAGTCACCTGGTTGCCAagagcgacagagtcctgtggcaccttacggACTCTCAGACGCATTGGAGCATAAGCACGTctgcaaggtgccacaggactctgtcgctctTTAcagctacagactaacacagctctcCTCTGAGAAGTCACCTggttctcaggttacaaaggGCACCGGCCATAGCacatgtgcaggcagctggagcagcctcacctgccccagagggtCTCAGCCAAAATCACACACCCCTgttcccaccaccgaggtattggtgcagcacacagggaaactgaggcacacattcatgcaaaacagtaaaactcacataggctcaacagtaagactcacatacaacataacaaaGGCTGGAGGGTTCATGGCAGGCGTGGGGGGGGGTCTAGGCGGGTGCTgcggggcaggggggtttgtggggggctaGAGGGTGCATGGTGGGCGTGGGGGGGCTAGGCAGAGTGctgtggggtggaggggttgtggggggctgaaGGGTGCATGGTGGGCATGGGAGGGGCTAggcggggtgcaggggttggcggGGTGGTTTGTGCAGGCCGGAGGGCGCAcagctgggcggggggagggttgaCTGCCCGTTCTCTGACCCTTGCTCCCCCCAGGGCGTGGTTCCGTACCTGGGCACCTTCCTGCGAGACCTGGTGATGCTGGACACGGCCATGAAGGACGAGCTGGAGGTGAGACCGGGAGGCGGGGGTGATCCAGCACCCTGTTAGGCGTGAGGGGCTGGGTTAGGGTTAGGCATGAGGCGGGGTGGGgacagccagggagtggggccgggggggcatGTGTGCCAGGGAGGGGCCAGGCAAGGAGACAGTGGGGGTCAGGAGAGCAGTGGGGGCGTGGCGGGtgatgagggggctgggcagtgggagcaggggagcaATGGGGGAACTGGGGGGCCAGgcaaggaggcagcaggggagcAATGGGccaggcagtgggggctgggcagcagggggaggggagcaatggggggttggggagtgaTGAGGGGGCCGGGCACATGTGTGGGTCAGTTGTGGGGCTCATGGCACCTCTCGTTTCTCTGGCAGAACGGATACATCAACTTCGAGAAGCGGCGCAAGGTACCAGGCTGTGCCAGGGCCGCTGGGCTCCCTCCATGTCTGGCTTGGGGCTCCCCTCTGTCGCTCTCCCCCCGGTACAGCCCCCCTCTAtcgctctctgccccccaccccatacagCCTCCTGGGCTCTCTGTGCAGTTCCCTCCCCCGCTGGTTACAGCCCCTGGGCTCTGGGCCCCCCCTTCCGCCCCGCAGTatagcccccccctccccccgctctctgCCCTGCTGCCCTGTCATAGCCCTGCTGtcggcagtgcccccccccatgtaaccgccccactctccccccccccaggagttTGAGGTGCTGGCCCAGCTGCGTCTCCTGCAGTCCGTGTGCCGCAACTACAGTGTCCAGCCCAGTCCCCCCTTCCAGCGCTGGCTGCGGGCGCTGCCCCCCCTCTCCGAGGCACAGAGGTAGCGGGGGGGGAAGCGCCCCTGtggctggtggtggtggcggggggTATGGTGCTTGTAGGAGCTGCG
The sequence above is a segment of the Mauremys mutica isolate MM-2020 ecotype Southern chromosome 12, ASM2049712v1, whole genome shotgun sequence genome. Coding sequences within it:
- the RGL2 gene encoding ral guanine nucleotide dissociation stimulator-like 2 isoform X5; the encoded protein is MLPRSLRQLLEGARLELGEEQGVTLSGYRSWSPDPPQPQPPVTLTEEAEEGVIYTVTTRQPGAPGGAGSQARSLKAGSLVRLVRHLLEAQTLGDATYIPAFLVTYRVFARPPMVLGLLLDRLEEVGALEPGPVSPETAELQRAFSSVMCSWLDRYPEDFGGALDSGLVERLGRSLQCALGQGSEAERRLLALRGVPGGPSNGGELEEEEWGAGEDGPEGGVTPRGDPDPLDILIFQADHVASQLTLVEAALFLRVVPYQCLGSLWSQREKKGRERDCPSVRATVRQFNRLAGAVIRSCLARPGLRPQQRARILEKWIHVAEVSVGLELNPLGSSHCIGPPNSSRVPGPQHRARILEKWIHVAEECRTLRNFSSLCAIISALQSSPVHRLKRTWDETARDALRSYEELSTICSEQDNYNLSRQLLFQEGTSKPSGTDPAPRRQLRRPQEQRPVGVVPYLGTFLRDLVMLDTAMKDELENGYINFEKRRKEFEVLAQLRLLQSVCRNYSVQPSPPFQRWLRALPPLSEAQSHSLSCEIEPPGEAPIPQRPLKPTLVITHCTELLSSVGNPLVSWEGPSSHEGPSGCSPDLLPPPHGPTQLLSRLAQVTSQDKTPSVIAKVLEKHGQERAAAPQFQLVQLLPEGKELTFPPTANVFYAMNGSSLDFVLRPKSAGEPALPPSAAPRRAELSATFPKIKATGRKLARALF
- the RGL2 gene encoding ral guanine nucleotide dissociation stimulator-like 2 isoform X1 → MLPRSLRQLLEGARLELGEEQGVTLSGYRSWSPDPPQPQPPVTLTEEAEEGVIYTVTTRQPGAPGGAGSQARSLKAGSLVRLVRHLLEAQTLGDATYIPAFLVTYRVFARPPMVLGLLLDRLEEVGALEPGPVSPETAELQRAFSSVMCSWLDRYPEDFGGALDSGLVERLGRSLQCALGQGSEAERRLLALRGVPGGPSNGGELEEEEWGAGEDGPEGGVTPRGDPDPLDILIFQADHVASQLTLVEAALFLRVVPYQCLGSLWSQREKKGRERDCPSVRATVRQFNRLAGAVIRSCLARPGLRPQQRARILEKWIHVAEVSVGLELNPLGSSHCIGPPNSSRVPGPQHRARILEKWIHVAEECRTLRNFSSLCAIISALQSSPVHRLKRTWDETARDALRSYEELSTICSEQDNYNLSRQLLFQEGTSKPSGTDPAPRRQLRRPQEQRPVGVVPYLGTFLRDLVMLDTAMKDELENGYINFEKRRKEFEVLAQLRLLQSVCRNYSVQPSPPFQRWLRALPPLSEAQSHSLSCEIEPPGEAPIPQRPLKPTLVITHCTELLSSVGNPLVSWEGPSSHEGPSGCSPDLLPPPHGPTQLLSRLAQHMKWPSVSTLDTAPENVGSSAGGLSPPTPTGGGFPRGHRRSASCGSAFPAPPNLEPGAPPSDCCIIRARMALHNGSLYKSILVTSQDKTPSVIAKVLEKHGQERAAAPQFQLVQLLPEGKELTFPPTANVFYAMNGSSLDFVLRPKSAGEPALPPSAAPRRAELSATFPKIKATGRKLARALF